The following coding sequences lie in one Synechococcus sp. MW101C3 genomic window:
- the cbiD gene encoding cobalt-precorrin-5B (C(1))-methyltransferase CbiD, translating to MVNASPGYTLPVWVTAAACAAVQALQRAEAGPAAAFEGLQTLELLEPPGLRPVPVEAAAPIGPGRALGISRCDPGAGLDLTRGLAVWVVACWIQPPPAGGSCFVLEAGEGVGVHGATGDLCASAYARALLETNLRPLVGAGRAVCLRLVLPEGRALALRTSNAAFGVVDGLALIGTQAEVQRSAAPDQLQACLAALAARTATAGFNGDLVLVIGENGLDLAPSLGLPAGLLLKAGNWLGPVLVAAAEAGVRRLLLFGYHGKLIKLAGGIFHTHHHLADGRAEVLTALAALEGLSGEALGRLHGAATVEAALSELVAVDPALAQRLERRIAAAIEQRSMAYLARYGSFPMRVGAALFDRRRQLRVCGPQGQELLEAFRHPLG from the coding sequence ATGGTGAACGCTTCACCCGGCTACACCCTGCCGGTGTGGGTGACGGCGGCGGCGTGTGCCGCCGTGCAGGCGCTCCAACGGGCGGAAGCTGGCCCTGCGGCTGCCTTCGAGGGCCTGCAGACACTGGAGTTGCTCGAGCCGCCCGGGCTGCGGCCGGTGCCGGTGGAAGCGGCGGCTCCGATCGGGCCAGGCCGAGCTCTCGGCATCAGTCGCTGCGACCCCGGCGCCGGCCTGGATCTCACCCGTGGCCTGGCGGTGTGGGTGGTGGCCTGCTGGATCCAGCCGCCGCCGGCCGGCGGCTCGTGCTTCGTGCTGGAGGCCGGCGAAGGGGTGGGGGTGCATGGCGCGACGGGCGACCTGTGCGCCTCCGCCTATGCCCGTGCCCTGCTGGAGACGAACCTGCGGCCCTTGGTCGGTGCCGGCCGGGCGGTGTGCCTGCGGCTCGTGCTGCCTGAGGGCCGGGCCCTGGCGCTGCGCACCAGCAACGCGGCCTTCGGCGTGGTTGACGGACTGGCGCTGATCGGCACCCAGGCGGAGGTGCAGCGCAGCGCCGCTCCCGATCAACTGCAGGCCTGCCTGGCGGCCCTGGCGGCGCGCACCGCCACGGCCGGCTTCAACGGTGATCTCGTGCTTGTGATCGGCGAAAATGGCCTCGATCTGGCGCCCAGCCTGGGGCTCCCCGCCGGGCTGCTGCTCAAGGCCGGCAACTGGCTGGGGCCGGTGCTGGTGGCGGCGGCGGAAGCGGGAGTGCGCCGCCTGCTGCTGTTCGGCTACCACGGCAAGTTGATCAAGCTGGCCGGTGGGATCTTCCACACCCATCACCATCTCGCCGATGGCCGCGCCGAGGTGCTGACCGCCCTGGCGGCCCTTGAAGGTCTCAGCGGTGAGGCCCTCGGCCGCCTGCATGGTGCCGCCACCGTGGAGGCAGCGCTGAGCGAACTGGTGGCGGTGGACCCTGCCCTGGCCCAGCGGCTGGAGCGGCGCATCGCCGCGGCCATTGAGCAACGCAGCATGGCCTATCTGGCCCGCTACGGCAGTTTCCCCATGCGCGTGGGGGCCGCGCTGTTCGACCGCCGGCGCCAGCTGCGTGTGTGCGGACCTCAAGGCCAGGAGTTGCTGGAGGCATTCCGGCACCCTCTAGGGTGA
- a CDS encoding AbrB family transcriptional regulator: MFFMAAPATLVLYLLCGTAGGLLALRTGIPAAPLAGALLGAAVASMSGRLEVAQWPTGTRTLLEIGIGTVIGTGLTSAALAELRVLWRPAILITVALVATGLVVGLWSSRLLGVDPVITLLGAAPGGISGMSLVGAQFGVGAAVAALHAVRLITVLLVLPVIVRLVLGSTGGSSSG; the protein is encoded by the coding sequence ATCTTCTTCATGGCTGCACCAGCGACTTTGGTGCTCTATCTGCTGTGCGGGACGGCCGGGGGCCTACTGGCTCTGCGTACCGGAATTCCTGCTGCCCCTTTGGCCGGCGCGCTGCTTGGAGCGGCCGTGGCGAGCATGAGCGGGCGCCTCGAAGTGGCCCAATGGCCCACCGGAACCCGCACCCTGCTGGAGATCGGCATCGGCACGGTGATCGGCACTGGGCTCACGAGTGCCGCGCTGGCGGAGCTGCGTGTGTTGTGGCGGCCGGCGATCCTGATCACCGTGGCCCTGGTGGCCACCGGCCTGGTGGTGGGGTTGTGGTCGAGCCGTTTGCTGGGCGTGGATCCGGTCATCACCCTGCTGGGCGCAGCACCGGGGGGCATCAGCGGCATGAGCCTGGTGGGAGCGCAGTTCGGTGTAGGGGCGGCCGTGGCGGCCCTGCATGCCGTGCGGTTGATCACCGTGCTGCTGGTGCTGCCTGTGATCGTGCGCCTGGTGCTCGGCAGCACGGGCGGTTCGTCATCGGGCTGA
- the guaA gene encoding glutamine-hydrolyzing GMP synthase: MSQASQSLEQPESQRHPAIVILDFGSQYSELIARRVRETEVYSLVMGYATSADELRELAPKGIILSGGPSSVYAEGAPVCDPGLWDLGIPVLGVCYGMQLMVQQLGGNVVAAGRGEYGKAPLQVDDPTDLLTNVENGATMWMSHGDSVETLPPGFARLAHTRNTPEAAVADHRRHLYGVQFHPEVVHSTGGMVMIRNFVYHICGCEPDWTTSAFIEEAVADVQARVGSKRVLLALSGGVDSSSLAFLLHRAIGDQLTCMFIDQGFMRKGEPEFLMEFFDRQFHIRVEYINARDRFIAKLKGITDPEEKRKIIGAEFIRVFEEESKRLGPFDYLAQGTLYPDVIESAGTGVDPKTGERVAVKIKSHHNVGGLPKDLQFKLVEPLRRLFKDEVRKVGRSLGLPEEIVRRHPFPGPGLAIRILGEVTAENLNILRDADLVVREEVRDAGLYHDIWQAFAVLLPVRSVGVMGDKRTYAYPIVLRCVSSEDGMTADWSRLPYDLLEKISNRIVNEVRGVNRVVYDITSKPPGTIEWE, translated from the coding sequence ATGTCTCAAGCTTCACAGTCGCTGGAACAGCCGGAGAGCCAGCGCCACCCGGCGATCGTGATCCTCGATTTCGGATCCCAGTATTCGGAGCTGATCGCGCGCCGTGTGCGGGAAACCGAGGTGTATTCCCTGGTGATGGGCTACGCCACCAGCGCCGATGAGCTGCGCGAGCTGGCCCCCAAAGGCATCATCCTCAGCGGTGGCCCCAGCTCGGTGTATGCCGAAGGGGCGCCTGTGTGCGATCCGGGCCTCTGGGATCTGGGCATTCCGGTGCTCGGGGTCTGCTACGGCATGCAGCTGATGGTGCAGCAGCTGGGCGGCAACGTGGTGGCGGCGGGCCGCGGAGAATACGGCAAGGCACCGCTTCAGGTGGACGATCCCACCGATCTGCTCACCAACGTGGAAAACGGCGCCACGATGTGGATGAGCCATGGCGATTCGGTGGAGACTCTGCCGCCTGGATTCGCGCGGCTGGCCCATACCAGGAACACGCCGGAAGCGGCAGTGGCGGATCATCGCCGCCATCTTTATGGCGTGCAGTTCCATCCCGAAGTGGTGCACTCCACCGGTGGCATGGTGATGATCCGGAACTTCGTTTATCACATCTGCGGCTGCGAGCCAGATTGGACCACCAGCGCCTTCATTGAAGAAGCCGTGGCCGATGTTCAGGCCCGTGTCGGCAGCAAACGGGTACTGCTCGCCCTCTCCGGTGGCGTGGATTCCTCCAGCCTCGCCTTTCTGCTGCACAGGGCGATCGGGGACCAGCTCACCTGCATGTTCATCGACCAGGGCTTCATGCGCAAAGGGGAGCCTGAATTCCTGATGGAGTTCTTCGATCGCCAGTTTCATATTCGCGTGGAATATATCAATGCCCGTGATCGTTTCATCGCCAAGCTCAAGGGCATCACCGATCCGGAGGAAAAGCGCAAAATTATCGGTGCCGAGTTCATCCGTGTGTTCGAGGAGGAGAGCAAGCGACTCGGCCCCTTCGATTACCTCGCCCAGGGCACCCTCTATCCCGATGTGATCGAATCGGCCGGCACCGGCGTGGATCCCAAGACCGGCGAACGGGTGGCTGTGAAAATCAAGAGCCACCACAACGTGGGTGGCCTACCCAAGGATCTGCAGTTCAAGCTGGTGGAGCCGCTGCGGCGTCTGTTCAAAGATGAGGTGCGCAAGGTGGGCCGCAGCCTCGGCCTGCCCGAAGAGATCGTGCGCCGCCATCCCTTCCCGGGGCCTGGCCTGGCGATCCGCATCCTGGGCGAGGTCACGGCCGAGAACCTCAACATCCTGCGCGATGCCGATCTGGTGGTGCGCGAGGAGGTGCGGGATGCAGGGCTCTACCACGACATCTGGCAGGCGTTTGCGGTGCTGCTGCCGGTGCGCAGCGTTGGTGTGATGGGCGACAAGCGCACCTACGCCTATCCGATCGTTCTCCGTTGCGTGTCCAGCGAAGACGGCATGACCGCCGATTGGTCGCGCTTGCCCTACGACCTGCTGGAGAAGATCTCCAACCGCATCGTCAATGAGGTGCGGGGCGTGAACCGGGTGGTGTACGACATCACCAGCAAGCCTCCCGGCACGATCGAGTGGGAGTGA
- a CDS encoding alanine--glyoxylate aminotransferase family protein, whose product MQDKLTLMIPGPTPVPETVLLAMSRHPIGHRSADFQAIVKRTTAQLKWLHQTSSDVLVLAGSGTAAMEAGIINILSRGDKVICGDNGKFGERWVKVAKAYGLDVQVIKAEWGQPLDPDAFRVALEADTDKAIRAVILTHSETSTGVINDLETIARHVHAHGQALIVADCVTSLGACNVPMDAWGLDVVGSGSQKGYMMPPGLGFVGMSERAWQAQQRSDLPKFYLNLGAYRKAAAQDSNPFTPPVNLYFALEAALDMMQSEGLEAIFTRHERHRRAVSAAMKAIGLPLYAAEGHGSPSITAVAPSGIDAEVLRKKVKARYDILLAGGQDHLKGSVFRIGHLGFVCDRDVLTAVAAIEATLQEMGMATATVGAGMAAAATELAR is encoded by the coding sequence ATGCAGGACAAGCTCACCCTGATGATTCCCGGTCCCACACCGGTGCCGGAGACCGTCCTGCTGGCGATGAGCCGCCACCCGATCGGCCATCGCAGCGCCGATTTCCAGGCGATCGTGAAGCGCACCACCGCGCAGCTCAAGTGGCTGCATCAGACCAGCAGCGATGTGCTGGTGCTCGCCGGCAGCGGCACGGCGGCGATGGAGGCGGGGATCATCAACATCCTCAGCCGCGGCGACAAGGTGATCTGCGGCGACAACGGCAAGTTCGGTGAGCGCTGGGTCAAGGTGGCGAAGGCCTACGGGCTGGATGTGCAGGTGATCAAGGCCGAATGGGGCCAGCCTCTGGATCCGGACGCCTTCCGTGTGGCGCTGGAGGCGGATACGGACAAAGCGATCCGTGCGGTGATCCTCACCCACTCGGAAACCTCGACGGGCGTGATCAACGACCTGGAAACGATCGCCCGGCACGTGCATGCCCACGGCCAGGCCTTGATTGTGGCCGACTGTGTCACCAGCCTGGGGGCCTGCAACGTGCCCATGGACGCCTGGGGCCTCGACGTGGTGGGCTCGGGCTCCCAGAAGGGCTACATGATGCCGCCCGGCCTGGGCTTCGTGGGCATGAGCGAGCGGGCCTGGCAGGCACAGCAGCGCTCCGACCTGCCCAAGTTCTATCTGAACCTCGGCGCCTATCGAAAAGCGGCCGCCCAGGACAGCAATCCGTTCACCCCTCCGGTGAACCTCTACTTCGCGCTCGAGGCCGCCCTCGACATGATGCAGAGCGAAGGCCTGGAAGCGATCTTCACCCGGCATGAACGCCACCGGCGCGCGGTGAGCGCGGCCATGAAGGCGATCGGCCTGCCGCTGTACGCGGCGGAGGGCCACGGCAGCCCCTCGATCACCGCCGTGGCACCCAGCGGCATCGATGCCGAAGTGCTGCGCAAGAAAGTGAAGGCCCGCTACGACATCCTGCTGGCCGGCGGCCAGGACCACCTGAAGGGCTCGGTGTTCCGCATCGGCCACCTCGGCTTCGTCTGCGACCGGGATGTGCTCACGGCGGTGGCGGCGATCGAAGCCACCCTGCAGGAGATGGGCATGGCCACAGCCACCGTGGGAGCCGGCATGGCAGCCGCTGCCACCGAGCTGGCCCGCTGA
- a CDS encoding HNH endonuclease, which translates to MHARDAVFLEDLCPKLRVRRWRQSLHKHTDNRCIYCGNRSESIDHLMPRCRGGLSVTANCVPACLACNGHKSDADPFDWYRRQRFYDPRRAMAIRAWMDGDLRLAVRLLQWANPEPSSSPPLHAGATPAGTDWAFQAA; encoded by the coding sequence ATGCACGCGAGAGATGCGGTGTTCCTTGAAGATCTCTGCCCCAAACTTCGCGTCAGGCGCTGGCGTCAATCTCTCCACAAACACACTGACAATCGTTGTATTTACTGCGGCAATCGCTCCGAATCCATTGATCATCTGATGCCCCGCTGCCGTGGTGGCCTGAGCGTGACAGCAAACTGCGTGCCGGCCTGCCTGGCCTGCAACGGCCACAAAAGCGATGCCGATCCCTTCGATTGGTACCGGCGTCAGCGCTTCTACGACCCGCGGCGGGCCATGGCGATCCGTGCCTGGATGGATGGGGATCTACGCCTGGCGGTGCGGCTGCTCCAGTGGGCCAACCCGGAGCCCAGCTCCAGCCCGCCGCTCCATGCCGGAGCCACTCCAGCGGGGACGGACTGGGCCTTTCAGGCGGCCTGA
- the mrdA gene encoding penicillin-binding protein 2, producing the protein MAAGHLHGQARHAGMRHQPAWLLGLIVLVLGAMGARLVWLQLAQGAENKLLADQNRIRLLPRHPMRGRLLDRNGQVLASSRLTYNLYIQPRLVDDAAWPSLRVQLAALLALDPAQLDAKRKDGRAVDGFRIELAGPLSTEQVLRFREQAESLKGADVDVDVLRAYPHGRLGAHVLGYTSSITEEEYKELSETGYRLQDRIGRTGLERVYENHLRGEWGGQQLEVNADGQVQRVLGDKPSRAGNDLRLTLDLELQKAAEKALSGVSKGAIVAMDPQTGAIRAMASRPNFDPNIFSEGPTTAQWNELNRPEAPMLNRALRGFPPASTFKVITAIAGLESGLFNPASTILTSGSFCYDGQCYADHGSFGSIGFRLAMAVSSNSFFYRLGLKTGPDELFRAARRLGYGSLTGVELKGEESPGLLGDPAWKRQVLDEPWTSVDTITSSIGQGAVTVTPLQMARLYAAIANGGWLVTPHLAERPVERRWIGLKPSTLKVLREGLRDAVTSGTATLLNDPSLPAVAGKTGTAEDPPRPDHAWFGGYAPAGKPNLVIIAFGENSGGYGGTVAAPMVKALLTTWFRDTLPQLRN; encoded by the coding sequence ATGGCCGCTGGGCATCTGCACGGACAGGCCCGCCACGCGGGCATGCGGCACCAGCCGGCCTGGCTGCTCGGGCTGATCGTGCTGGTGCTGGGGGCGATGGGCGCCCGGCTCGTGTGGCTGCAGCTCGCGCAGGGGGCAGAGAACAAGCTGCTGGCGGATCAGAACCGCATTCGCCTGCTGCCGCGCCATCCGATGCGCGGCCGTCTGCTTGATCGCAACGGCCAGGTGCTGGCCAGCAGCCGCCTCACCTACAACCTCTACATCCAGCCCCGGCTTGTCGATGACGCAGCCTGGCCGTCGCTGCGGGTGCAGTTGGCTGCGCTGCTGGCGCTCGACCCGGCGCAGCTCGATGCCAAACGCAAGGACGGCAGAGCCGTGGACGGCTTCCGCATTGAACTGGCGGGCCCCCTCAGCACCGAGCAGGTGTTGCGTTTTCGCGAGCAGGCCGAGTCGCTCAAAGGGGCTGATGTGGATGTCGACGTGCTGCGCGCCTACCCGCACGGACGGCTCGGCGCCCACGTGCTCGGCTACACGAGCAGCATCACGGAGGAGGAATACAAGGAGCTGTCTGAAACGGGCTACCGCCTGCAGGACCGTATCGGTCGCACCGGCCTGGAGCGCGTCTACGAGAACCACCTGCGCGGCGAGTGGGGGGGACAGCAGCTGGAAGTGAACGCCGATGGGCAGGTGCAGCGGGTGCTGGGCGACAAGCCGTCGCGGGCCGGCAACGATCTGCGCCTCACCCTCGATCTGGAGCTGCAGAAGGCGGCCGAGAAGGCCCTCAGCGGGGTGAGCAAGGGGGCGATCGTGGCGATGGATCCCCAGACCGGCGCGATCCGGGCCATGGCCAGCCGCCCGAACTTCGATCCCAACATCTTCTCGGAGGGCCCCACCACAGCGCAGTGGAACGAGCTCAACCGCCCGGAAGCCCCCATGCTCAACCGGGCGCTGCGCGGGTTCCCGCCCGCCAGCACCTTCAAGGTGATCACCGCGATCGCGGGGCTGGAATCGGGCTTGTTCAATCCCGCCTCCACCATCCTCACCTCAGGCTCCTTCTGCTACGACGGCCAGTGCTACGCGGATCACGGCAGCTTCGGCAGCATCGGTTTCCGCCTGGCCATGGCGGTGAGCAGCAACAGCTTCTTCTACCGGCTGGGCCTCAAGACCGGCCCCGATGAACTGTTCAGAGCGGCCCGCCGCCTGGGCTACGGCAGTCTCACCGGTGTCGAACTCAAGGGGGAGGAGAGCCCCGGCTTGCTGGGCGATCCCGCCTGGAAGCGCCAGGTGCTCGATGAGCCGTGGACCTCGGTGGACACGATCACCTCCTCGATCGGCCAGGGGGCCGTCACCGTGACGCCGCTGCAGATGGCCCGCCTGTATGCGGCAATCGCCAACGGCGGCTGGCTGGTGACGCCCCACCTGGCGGAGCGGCCGGTGGAGCGCCGCTGGATCGGCCTCAAACCCAGCACCTTGAAAGTGTTGCGGGAGGGCCTGCGCGATGCGGTCACCAGCGGCACGGCCACCCTGCTGAACGACCCTTCGCTGCCCGCCGTGGCCGGCAAGACAGGCACCGCCGAGGATCCCCCCCGGCCAGACCATGCCTGGTTCGGCGGCTATGCGCCGGCGGGCAAGCCCAACCTGGTGATCATTGCCTTCGGCGAGAACAGTGGCGGCTACGGCGGCACCGTTGCCGCACCGATGGTGAAGGCCCTGCTCACCACCTGGTTCCGTGACACCCTGCCCCAGCTGCGCAACTGA
- a CDS encoding DUF6554 family protein → MQHPTVRRATVHHDTVRQDIVRAGTLQTSAAESGLAPAGALRASSFRRIRTALTAGLFTLAGSLLTAGAIPQPALSQATTALPADQGSKGAQVYCFMRKAGNNHEVSWTAAYALIRRQSASLFKTSPQHGAVMITEAVVNNPDAFPDCGQYLGALFGSENPAPAAPAVTSSGPVPIQGGMTREERYNN, encoded by the coding sequence ATGCAGCACCCCACTGTTCGCCGCGCCACTGTTCACCACGACACTGTTCGCCAAGACATTGTTCGGGCCGGCACTCTGCAAACCAGCGCCGCCGAGTCCGGCCTTGCTCCAGCCGGTGCTCTGCGAGCCAGCTCCTTTCGCCGCATCCGCACCGCCCTCACAGCAGGTCTGTTCACGCTGGCTGGTTCCCTGCTGACGGCCGGGGCGATCCCACAGCCCGCCTTGAGCCAGGCCACCACAGCGCTGCCTGCCGATCAAGGCAGCAAGGGCGCGCAGGTGTACTGCTTCATGCGCAAGGCGGGCAACAACCACGAGGTGAGCTGGACGGCGGCCTATGCCCTGATCCGGCGGCAATCCGCGAGCCTGTTCAAGACATCTCCGCAGCACGGCGCCGTGATGATCACCGAGGCGGTGGTCAACAACCCGGACGCCTTCCCCGATTGCGGCCAGTACCTGGGGGCGCTGTTCGGCAGCGAGAACCCTGCCCCTGCGGCTCCTGCCGTCACCTCCAGCGGGCCGGTACCGATCCAGGGGGGCATGACCCGCGAGGAGCGCTACAACAATTGA
- a CDS encoding SDR family oxidoreductase has product MTVGDVNGRPASVLVLGGGYSGLRFAQALTEHALPVAVTSRRQPAQPEALTPWGSAGSALPLRWLSFDPDNGALPDAEALDGITHVLVTIPPDGQGKDPVLEHLAPLLAQLPLQWIGYLSTTGVYGDHGGRWVDETTPPAPGASRSRARLACEQAWDCSGLPVQIFRLPAIYGPGRCPFQNLLQGTSRLVHKPGQVFSRVHVDDIVGALIHCIGLPPQRRPRIVNLSDDRPCPSTESLGYAAHLLNCKLPAVERFEDICGGMSPMALSFWVENRRASNHRLCHDLGYTLRYPSYREGFREALAEERRTAARGNGDQAA; this is encoded by the coding sequence ATGACGGTCGGTGATGTCAATGGCCGGCCGGCCAGCGTGCTGGTGCTGGGCGGTGGCTACAGCGGACTGCGGTTCGCCCAGGCCCTCACCGAACACGCGCTGCCGGTAGCGGTCACCTCCCGCCGCCAGCCGGCCCAGCCGGAGGCGCTCACCCCCTGGGGATCCGCTGGCAGCGCGCTGCCGCTGCGCTGGCTGAGCTTTGACCCCGACAACGGCGCGTTGCCCGATGCCGAGGCGCTCGACGGCATCACCCATGTGCTGGTGACGATCCCGCCCGACGGGCAGGGAAAGGATCCGGTGCTCGAACATCTGGCCCCGCTGCTGGCCCAGCTGCCGCTGCAGTGGATCGGCTACCTCTCCACCACCGGCGTCTACGGCGACCATGGCGGTCGCTGGGTGGACGAGACCACTCCTCCCGCGCCAGGGGCGTCGCGCAGTCGCGCCCGGCTGGCCTGTGAGCAGGCGTGGGATTGCAGTGGCCTGCCGGTGCAGATCTTTCGCCTGCCGGCGATCTACGGGCCCGGTCGCTGCCCCTTCCAGAACCTGCTGCAGGGCACCAGCAGGCTCGTGCACAAGCCGGGTCAGGTGTTCAGCCGCGTCCATGTCGATGACATCGTGGGAGCGCTGATCCACTGCATCGGCCTGCCGCCCCAGCGGCGCCCGCGGATCGTCAACCTCTCCGACGACCGCCCCTGCCCCTCAACGGAAAGCCTGGGCTACGCCGCCCATCTGCTCAACTGCAAACTGCCGGCCGTGGAGCGGTTTGAGGACATCTGCGGTGGCATGAGCCCGATGGCACTCAGCTTCTGGGTGGAAAATCGCCGCGCCAGCAACCATCGGCTCTGCCATGACCTGGGCTACACCCTGCGCTACCCCAGCTACCGCGAGGGTTTTCGCGAGGCCCTCGCCGAAGAGCGCCGGACGGCCGCGCGCGGCAACGGCGATCAGGCCGCATGA
- a CDS encoding DEAD/DEAH box helicase — protein MVSPFDPVTQAQLRAVRPRGQWQARRGCWAFPLEASLALRQLLGQRFRIDPELAQWMEWLEQPLPPLPPHRTLVAQAALDQPLADGRRLFAHQRLAARWLLARRGALLAHAMGLGKTLTALVAARAMVRAADCRIAVVAPTALHPHWRQEGLSLALDLELISWAALPRSLPPAATVLIVDEAHFAQNIQAARTQALLRLARHPRLRAIWLLTGTPMKNGRPVQLFPLLAAIGHPLAQDRHAYEERFCQGHWSERGGRRQWQAVGAERLDELQRLTRPLVLHRRKQDCLDLPPKCRRMLPVALGESQAMAFEQELAARLDDYRCRAARGEVRRDAEPLAMLTALRRIGAQHKLPAAIQLVEALLRQGEAVVLFTAFVASAEQLQARLGGALLTGRLKALERQAQVDRFQAGATPCLVATFGAGGLGFTLHRAAHVVLLERPWTPGDAEQAEDRCHRIGMAGPLTSHWLQLGVADQLVDGIIASKAERITLLLEGRQTALRRQALPAMVRQLIERW, from the coding sequence GTGGTCTCCCCCTTTGATCCCGTCACTCAGGCCCAGTTGCGCGCCGTGCGGCCCCGGGGCCAGTGGCAGGCGCGGCGTGGTTGCTGGGCCTTTCCGCTCGAGGCCTCGCTGGCCTTGCGCCAGCTGCTTGGCCAGCGCTTTCGGATCGATCCGGAGCTGGCGCAGTGGATGGAATGGCTGGAGCAGCCCCTGCCGCCCCTGCCGCCTCACCGCACCCTCGTGGCCCAGGCCGCCCTGGATCAGCCTCTGGCCGATGGGCGCCGTCTGTTCGCCCATCAGCGGCTGGCGGCGCGTTGGCTGCTGGCTCGTCGCGGTGCCCTGCTGGCCCACGCCATGGGCCTGGGCAAGACGCTCACGGCGTTGGTGGCGGCCCGGGCCATGGTCCGGGCGGCGGATTGCCGCATCGCCGTGGTGGCTCCAACCGCCCTCCATCCCCACTGGCGGCAGGAGGGCCTCTCCCTCGCCCTTGATCTGGAGCTGATCAGCTGGGCGGCCCTGCCGCGCTCGTTGCCGCCGGCCGCCACGGTGTTGATCGTGGATGAGGCCCATTTCGCCCAGAACATCCAGGCGGCGCGCACCCAGGCCCTGCTGCGGCTGGCCAGACATCCGCGGCTGCGGGCGATCTGGTTGCTCACCGGCACCCCGATGAAGAACGGCCGCCCGGTTCAGCTGTTTCCGCTGCTGGCGGCAATCGGCCATCCCCTCGCCCAAGACCGGCATGCCTACGAGGAGCGGTTCTGTCAGGGGCACTGGAGCGAACGGGGTGGACGGCGCCAGTGGCAGGCAGTCGGAGCCGAGCGGCTCGATGAACTCCAGCGGCTGACAAGGCCGCTCGTGCTCCACCGCCGCAAGCAGGATTGCCTCGATCTGCCTCCAAAGTGCCGCCGCATGCTCCCGGTGGCGCTCGGGGAGTCCCAGGCGATGGCGTTCGAGCAGGAACTGGCCGCCAGGCTGGACGACTACCGCTGCCGGGCCGCCAGGGGCGAGGTGCGCCGCGACGCCGAGCCCCTCGCCATGCTCACCGCCCTGCGCCGGATCGGTGCCCAGCACAAGCTGCCTGCCGCCATCCAGCTGGTGGAGGCCCTTCTGCGCCAGGGGGAGGCCGTGGTGCTGTTCACCGCCTTCGTGGCCAGTGCCGAACAGCTGCAGGCCCGCCTGGGTGGCGCGCTGCTCACGGGTCGGCTGAAGGCGTTGGAGCGCCAGGCACAGGTGGATCGCTTCCAGGCCGGGGCGACGCCCTGCCTGGTGGCCACTTTCGGGGCTGGTGGCTTGGGCTTCACGCTGCACAGGGCCGCCCATGTGGTGCTGTTGGAGCGCCCCTGGACGCCGGGGGACGCGGAGCAGGCGGAGGACCGCTGCCACCGCATCGGCATGGCCGGACCGCTCACCAGCCATTGGCTGCAGCTGGGCGTGGCCGATCAGCTCGTGGACGGGATCATCGCCAGCAAGGCCGAGCGCATCACGCTGCTGCTGGAAGGCCGTCAGACGGCTCTGCGGCGCCAGGCGCTGCCGGCGATGGTGCGGCAGCTGATCGAGCGCTGGTGA
- a CDS encoding serine protease inhibitor — protein MTASSLSSSRRVPAGPFVARSQRPAALPSARAATWNTALAWAPAVLALSLVLVVSLLAPEAPEREEGICVRHNGPVACRVW, from the coding sequence ATGACCGCCTCCTCTCTCTCTAGCTCCCGCAGGGTGCCCGCCGGCCCCTTCGTGGCCCGGAGTCAGCGCCCCGCCGCGCTTCCCTCTGCCCGCGCGGCCACCTGGAACACCGCTCTGGCCTGGGCTCCGGCCGTGCTCGCCCTCAGCCTGGTGCTGGTCGTCTCCTTGCTCGCCCCGGAAGCCCCGGAGCGGGAAGAGGGGATCTGCGTCCGCCACAACGGCCCGGTGGCCTGCCGGGTCTGGTGA